The Marinobacter salsuginis sequence TAGCAATCCGAAGATCGCAATTCTTGCTCAAGACAAAACTCAATTTCGACGAGTCACTGTCCTGATATTTCATATCCGAAATACCTCGGCCAGCGCCCACACGAATTACTTGGTTAACTTTTTAAAGAGCGTTTGAGCTGTTGCTCAATCAAGGCCGCGTATTATACATCATTCCGCTGCCTTGTCAACCGTTTATTTGAAGAATTTCAAAACTCGTTTTCTTCAATACTTTCAAACAGTTGCATCGCTTCGGGAGACCGCCGTGAGTGGCTCGTCCCTCAGAAGTGGTGCGCATTCTACAGGCGTCAGGAAAACTGTCAACGAGGTTTTTGAATTAATTTCTAGCGGTTTCGGTTTCCACGTAGTGAGCTGATCAGCAATCGATCACTTTGATCAATCCTTAGACCAAAATCAGGCCCTGGCAAAGGGAATCAACCCTCGAACGCCGTTCCATTTCCAGCGCAATGCCAGCAAACCCAGGATGACCAGGCCGTAAGCGACCATTTCGCCAATATCGCTTCTTGCCTGCCAGATAAAATGGACCCAGGCAGCGATGGCGATCAGGTAGATCAGCTTGTGCAGCGGTTTCCAGTTTTTTCCCAGGCGCTTCACCATCCTCCTGGTTGAGGTCACAGCCAGAGGCACAAGCATAAGGAAGGAAAGTGCACCCGCGACAATGTAGGGCCGCTTGGTAAACGTCGCCCAAAGATCACTCCACCCGAGTATGAATTGCAGAAACGCCAACACATGCAGTACAGCATAAAAGAATGCAAACAGGCCGAGCATTCGGCGAACCCGGATCCAGCCTGCCCAACCAGACCAGCGCTTAAGCGGAGTCATCGCCAAAGTGACGATTAACAACTGAAACGCCGCAAGGCCGAGTGACTCCGTCACCTCCTGGCCCGGGTCAGGCCCCAGAGATTGCGTTGCGATGTTGATGGCCAATATCAGTAGTGGAACGCAGGCAAGAAAGGCCGCAAGAAGGCGAAAAGCCAAGACAAAGGCCGGTCGATCCACTATTCGCGGACGATTCATCAATAGAACTTGCTCAGGTCCATACCCTTGTACAGGTCAGCCACCTGCTCCCCATAACCATTGAACTTGGCCGTCTCCATCCAGTTAGGCGAAAGCAAACCAGAAGGCAATCTACGTTCACGCCTCTGACTCCACCTTGGATGATCCACCTCCGGGTTAACGTTGGCATAGAATCCGTACTCCTGGGGCGCGAGCATTTCCCAGGTGGTTTTCGGGCGCTCCTCCTGAAAACGTACCTTGACGATCGATTTGATGCTCTTGAATCCGTATTTCCAGGGAACAACCAGCCGGATAGGGGCGCCGTTCTGATTGGGCATGGTTTTGCCATACAGCCCGACCGCCAGGAAGCTTAACTCGTTCATGGCCTCATCCATCCTCAAGCCCTCCTGGTAGGGCCAGTCGATGGTGCTGAACAATGAGCGCTGACCCGGCATCTGATCCGGATCATACAGGGTCTCGAAATAGACGTATTTGGCTCGGGAATTGGGTTCAAGCCGTTTGATAACGTCGGCAAGTGGGATGCCAATCCAGGGAATAACCATGGACCAGGCCTCGACACAACGCAGGCGATACACCCGCTCCTGGTATTCATGAGGTTTTAGCAGGTCTTCCAAGGCATATTTACCGGGCCGCCCACATTCACCTTCAACCACTATGGACCAGGGATCAACGCTCATTTCGTCGGCGTACTTGGCCGGATCGCCTTTTCCGGTGCCAAATTCGTAGAAGTTGTTATAGCGGGTCACATCCTCGAACGGTGTTTTCTCTTCATCGGTAGAAAAGCCGGGCATTGCAACGTAATCCAGCGCCTCCCCAGGCACCGGCAGCTTCGCAGCGGATAAAAGACCCGGCACTGAAAGGCCCGCGGCGACGGCCGCAGCTCCAGACATGAATTTCCTTCGATTGAGATAAACAGCTTCAGGGGTAACTTCTGAGTGGGGCAACACCCAGGATGGGCGATTCTTGATAAACATGGAAAGTCTCCGTCAGGGCGTCAGCCAGCTAAGGCGTTGACCGGAGACTGTGATGAAAATTCCCGGGCCTCGATGAGAAGGCCCGGGCAGCAAGAACTCAGTCAGCGGCGCCTGAAGCTTTCCGGGGCTTGCCACGGAACAGCGCACGAACAGGACCGGACAACGCGTATATCAGAAATCCAGTAAAGAGTACGGTAGCCGGATCCAGCGCGATCACTACAAACACCAGCACCACAAGCAGAATAGCAGCAAAAGGCACCCGACCACGCAGATCGAGATCCTTGAAACTGCGATAGAGAATGTTGCTGACCATCAGCACGCCCGTACCTGCAACCACCACCATGGTAAGCAACGTGAGCCAGGCAGCGGGCTCAAAGAGATGGAAGCACCAGACCAGGCCAGCAACACACGCAGCGGCTGCAGGGCTGGGCAACCCAACAAAGAACTTCTTGTCAACTGAACCAATCTGGGTGTTGAAGCGGGCCAGACGAAGTGCAGCGCCAGCCACGTAGATAAAAGTAACGGCCCAACCTACCTTATCAAAGGCGTTCAGCGACCAGAAGAAGGCAACAAGGCCAGGGGCAACACCAAAGGCCACCATGTCGGCCAGGCTGTCGTACTCTTCTCCGAATTTGCTCTGGGTGTTGGTCATCCGGGCGACACGGCCATCCAGTCCATCCAGAATCATGGAGACAAAAATGGCAATCGCGGCGTTATCAAACACGCCGTTCGCGGCAGAGACTATGGCGTAGAAACCTGAAAACAGCGAAGCCGTTGTAAGCGCATTGGGGAGCAGGTAGATACCTTTTCGGCGAACCGGTGCTCCTCCAACCAGCTCTTCTTCAACCACTTCCCCGGCCTCGACTTCGTAGTCCGGGTTCTGCTTGCCGTCGGCGGTTTTTCTTTCTTCAGTCATTTCCATTACTCCGGAAAGCGTTTGGGCGGAGTATATACGAAAAACGCGGCCTCACGGGCCGCGTTTTTCAAAACCAGGCGGAATTCCGCTTAGTTTTTGTCCTTATCCACGATCTTGTTCGCGGAGATCCACGGCATCATACCGCGCAGCTTCTCACCAACCACTTCGATATCGTGGGCAGCGTTCTGACGGCGACGTGCAGTCATGGACGGGTAGTTCAGAGCGCCTTCAGAGATGAACATCTTGGCATACTCGCCGCTCTGGATACGCTTCAGGGCGTTGCGCATGGCTTCGCGAGACTGCTCGTTGATGATTTCCGGACCAGTCACGTACTCACCATACTCCGCATTGTTGGAGATGGAGTAGTTCATGTTGGCAATGCCGCCCTCGTACATCAGGTCTACGATCAGCTTCAGCTCGTGCAGACATTCGAAATAGGCCATTTCCGGTGCGTACCCGGCTTCAACCAGAGTTTCAAAACCGGCCTTGACCAGCTCCACCGTGCCGCCACACAGAACGGCTTGCTCACCGAACAGATCGGTTTCAGTCTCGTCTTTAAAGCTGGTTTCGATGATGCCAGTACGACCACCACCGATACCGCTGGCATAGGAGAGGGCCAGATTCTTGGCATTGCCGGAGGCATCCTGGAAGATGGCGATCAAATCGGGAATACCGCCGCCGTTGGCGAATTCAGTGCGAACCGTGTGACCCGGCGCCTTTGGAGCAACCATGATTACGTCCAGATCCTTGCGCGGAACGATCTGGTTGTAGTGGATCGCAAAGCCGTGGGCGAATGCCAGAGTGGCGCCTTGCTGCAGATTCGGCTCGATTTCAGCCTTGTACAGCTGAGCCTGATACTCGTCCGGGGTCAGAACCATTACAACGTCAGCCGCGGCAACCGCAGACGGCACGTCGCTGGTCTTCAGGCCATAGGCTTCGGCTTTGGCGATGGAGGAGGAACCCGGGCGCAGACCCACGGTTACGTCAACGCCAGACTCTTTCAGGTTGCACGCGTGCGCGTGGCCCTGGGAACCGAAGCCGATGATGGCAACTTTCTTGCCCTGGATGATGGAAAGATCACAATCCTTATCGTAATAAACCTGCATGAGAAACCTCTGTTATTTGTGATGACCCCGAGGGGCCATAATGTTCAAAACGTGTTTGAAATTCTTAAAGGCTGAGCACCTTCTCGCCTCGGGCGATACCGGATACACCGCTGCGGACTACTTCCAGAACGCCCGACGTGCCAACGGCCTGAATAAAGCCGTCCAGCTTTTCGCTGTCACCTGCCAGCTGGACCGTGTAGACCGAACTGGTCACATCTACAATCTGGCCGCGGAAAATGTCTACCGTACGCTTGATCTCGGCACGCTGGGAACCAGTGGCCTTCAGTTTGACCAGCATCAGCTCACGCTCGATGTGGGCACCTTCGGTCAGATCCACCAGCTTGACGACTTCGATCAGCTTGTTCAGTTGCTTGGTGATCTGTTCGATCACCTTGTCAGAACCCGTCGTGGTCACGGTAAGACGGGACAAAGTCTCGTCTTCGGTTGGCGCCACGGTGAGCGTTTCGATGTTGTAGTTGCGCTGGGAAAACAGACCAACAACCCGTGACAGGGCGCCGGGCTCGTTTTCAAGCAAAACAGAAATGATTCGACGCATGATCAGACCCTCTCCGTCTTGCTGAGCCACATATCCTTCATGGAGCCCCGGGCAACCTGCATCGGATACACGTGCTCAAAGCGGTCCACGTAAATATCCACGAACACCAGATCGTCCTTCATTGCCAGCACTTCTTTCAGCTTGGTTTCCAGATCTTCTTTCTTCTCAATCCGGACACCCTTGTGCCCATAGGCTTCCGCCAGCTTGATGAAATCTGGGAGTGATTCCATGTAGGACTCGGCATGACGGGACTCGTAGTTCATGTCCTGCCACTGCTTGACCATACCCAGTGCCTGGTTGTTCAGGTTGATGATCTTCACCGGCAGATTGTACTGCTTGCAGGTGGACAGCTCCTGAATGTTCATCTGGATACTACCCTCACCGGTAATGCACAGCACTTCATCGTCCGGATGGGTCAGCTTGACCCCCATGGCCGCTGGCAAACCAAAGCCCATGGTGCCGAGACCACCGGAATTGATCCAGCGGTTGGGCTTGTCGAACTTGTAATACTGGGCCGCAAACATCTGGTGCTGACCCACATCGGAAGTCACGAAGGCTTCGCCGTTAGTCAGGCGACACAGCATCTCGATCACTTCCTGGGGTTTGATCACATCCGGACTGGTCTCATAACGCATACCGTGGAATGCTCGCCATTCATCGATCTGCTTCCACCAGGAAGCGATGGCATCCGCATCGGGCTTTTCTTTGGCTTCCTTGACCAGCGACAGCATTTCCTTCAGCACGGCGTCTACCGGACCAACAATGGGCACATCCGCATCCACAGTCTTGGAAATCGACGCCGGGTCGATGTCGATATGGATGATGCGCGCGCCCGGACAGAACTTCTCGGTGGCATTGGTCACCCGGTCATCAAAACGGGCTCCCACGCAGAGAATCAGATCCGAGTGGTGCATAGCCATATTCGCTTCATAGGTGCCGTGCATGCCGAGCCAACCAAGATGCTGCTTGTCGCTGGCCGGGTAACAGCCAATCCCCATCAGGGTATTGGTGATCGGATATCCCAGCATCCGGACAAGCTCGGTCAGCTGATCCGATGCCTTGCCCAGAATCACCCCACCACCTGCGTAGATAACCGGGCGCTTGGCCGCCAGCATCATGTCGACGGCTTTCTTGATCTGACCGGCATGGCCGCGAATAGCGGGGTTGTAGGATCGCAGTTTGACCTTCTTGGGGTATGCGTATTCGTACCGCTCGTTCGGCGTGGTCATATCCTTGGGGATATCCACGACCACAGGGCCGGGACGGCCGGTGGCAGCAATGTAATAGGCCTTGCGGATGATTTCCGGGATTTCCTCGGGGTGCCGGACGCTGAGGTTGTGCTTCACCACGGGTCGGGAGACACCCATCATATCGGTTTCCTGGAACGCGTCCTCACCGATGAGAGTGGATGCAACCTGGCCGCACAGAACCACCATGGGGATGGAATCCATGAATGCAGTGGCAATGCCGGTAATAGTGTTGGTGGCTCCAGGACCCGAGGTCACCAGTACGGTACCTGGTTTTCCGGTTGCGCGGGCATAACCGTCGGCCATATGGACCGCCGCCTGCTCGTGCCTGACCAGAATGTGCTTGACTTTGTCCTGCCTGAACAGCGCGTCATAAATATGAAGGGCTGCACCACCCGGATAGCCGTATATGTATTCGATACCTTCATCTTGAAGGGACCGGATCAGCATATCGGCGCCAGACAATAACTCCACGATTTACTACCCTCTTCTACGAGTGAATGAGCCGGGACAGATCCCGGTTGCCTGGATTCACGGTGTCCATGCTTCTTATGAAAGCGGAACCGGCTGCTCCTCCACACCTTGTTAAGAGGTTGTCTCCTGGCCAGCCGCCCTCCTGAGGGTTGCGGAGAACGGCCAATCAACGGGTTGCACGTAAGCAACAACCATCCCGCGTCGGATGCGCGGCGCGTTCAGTGTGGTAATTGATGGGGGATACTCGCTCGGGATTGCCTGCCGTATTGACCCCAGTCTTCAGGCAATCGGTAATTCTGACAGCGCGAAACTCCCTGTCAATAGCCGTCGCACGTTTCTGTGCCTATACTGGCCGAAGGTCTGCCAATCTTGCTACAAATCCATACAAAGATTTGAACCAGACAGAAGAAAATCCGCAGTACCAGTGGCATGATATGGAATAATGAATTGAAAAAACGGGCCCGGTCTATCCAGGTTGTCTGCCTGCCCGGGAGCAGTGAACATACGCGAGTAGAGCCATGAACAGAAAAATCCTGACGCTGACCTTATTACTGGCTGTTGTACCCGGGGTAGCCCTGAGCGCCTCTGTCTATAAATGGACCGATGAAAACGGAGTTACCCACTTTGGGGACCGGCAGCCGACTGGCTCAAAGGCCGAACGGGTCAATGTGCGCTCAGGCACTTCTTCAAACGCATCCGGCAATCCACAAAGCGCTCAGGAGCGCCTTCAAAATCTGGAGGAACGCCAATCGGAGGAAGCGGAGCAGCGCCAGGAGTCCGCAGTTGAGCAAGCGCGCAGAAAACAGCGGGAGGCAAACTGCGCAACCGCGCGCTCCAATCTTGAGCTTATAGAACGCAACGCCCGCATTCGGATTGAAGAGAATGGTGAGCAGCGCTACCTGAGCCAAGAAGAGATTGCTGAGAAAAAAGCTGAAGCTTTGAGAATCGCTGAAGAAAATTGCGGGCCAGTTGAGAATAGCGACCAACAATAGCTCTATTAAGAAAGGGCCAGCAGACTTTTTGCTGGCCCTTTCTCGTGCTCAAGCTTTTTGGAAGCTCAGATGATGATCCTTCACCGTTCCCCGAATAATATCCCCCGGAACAAACTCTCCCTGTAGCAGTCGCTGGGCCAGCGGGTTTTCGATCATTCGCTGAATCGCCCGCTTCAAAGGCCGCGCACCGTAGACCGGGTCATAACCGACTTCTGCCAGTAGCTCCATCGCGGCGTCATCCAACTCGAGCCTCATATCCTGCTCTTTCAGGCGCTTGCTCAGCGATTCGATCTGAATGCGAGCAATACCCTGGATCTGGCTCTCCGCCAGCGGATGGAACACCACTACTTCATCCACGCGGTTGATAAACTCGGGGCGGAAATGGGTACCGACGACTTCCATCACCGCATTCTTCATCACCTCGTAGTTTTCTTCACCCGCCTTCTGCTGGATGATGTCCGAGCCGAGGTTTGAGGTCATTACAATGACCGTGTTCCGGAAGTCGACGGTTCTGCCCTGCCCGTCCGTCAGGCGGCCATCCTCGAGTACCTGCAGAAGGATGTTGAACACATCCGGATGGGCCTTCTCCACCTCATCCAGCAGCAACACAGAGTACGGCCGGCGACGAACCGCTTCGGTCAGGTAGCCACCCTCCTCATAGCCGACATAGCCCGGAGGCGCACCAATCAGGCGAGCGACTGAATGCTTCTCCATGAATTCTGACATGTCGATACGCACCATGGCTTCCTCGGTATCGAACAGAAAGGACGCCAGGGCCTTACACAGCTCGGTCTTGCCCACACCCGTCGGGCCAAGGAACAGAAAGGAACCATTGGGGCGATTGGGGTCTGACAAGCCCGCACGGGAACGACGCACCGCGTTGGATACGGCCTCGACCGCTTCATCCTGGCCGATTACCCGGTCATGCAGAGCTTCCTCCATGCGCATTAGCTTATCGCGCTCGCCTTCGAGCATCTTGGACACAGGAATACCGGTCCACTTGGAAACGATCTCGGCAATCTCTTCGTCGGTTACCCGGTTCCGGAGCAGCTTCATTTCCATCATCTCGGCCTGGCTGGCCATATCCAGCTGGCGCTCGAGCTCGGGAATCTGGCCGTACTGGAGCTCGGACATTTTGCCAAGATCACCAGCGCGACGGGCGTTCTCCAGATCAATCCGGGCCTGTTCCAGCCGGCTCTTGATCTTCTGGGACCCATGCAACGCGGCCTTTTCGGTATTCCAGACCTCTTCCAGATCGGCGTACTCACGCTCGACACCGGTGATCACATCGGACAACTCCGACAGGCGTTTTTTCGAGGCAGCATCGGTCTCTTTCTTGAGCGCCTCACGCTCGATTTTCAACTGAATCAGACGACGTTCGAGACGATCCAGGGCCTCGGGCTTCGAATCCATTTCCATCCGAATCTGGGAGGCCGCCTCGTCCACCAGGTCAATGGCCTTGTCCGGCAGTTGCCGGTCGGTGATGTAGCGATGTGACAACTTGGCGGCGGCAATGATGGCGCCGTCCGTTACTTCCACCCCGTGGTGCACCTCATAGCGTTCTTTCAGGCCCCGCAGGATGGCGATGGTATCTTCCTCGTTGGGTTCGCTTACTAATACTTTCTGAAAGCGACGCTCGAGGGCGGCGTCTTTTTCGATGTTTTCACGGTATTCATCGAGGGTGGTCGCGCCTACGCAGTGCAGCTCGCCGCGGGCCAGGGCCGGCTTGAGCATGTTCCCGGCGTCCATAGAGCCTTCGGCCTTCCCGGCACCGACCATGGTGTGAATCTCGTCGATGAACAGGATGATCTGGCCTTCCTGCTTGGAAAGCTCATTCAGAACCGCTTTCAGGCGCTCTTCAAACTCACCGCGGAACTTGGCGCCGGCAATCAGAGCGCCCATGTCGAGTGACAGGACTTTTTTGTCTTTCAGGCCATCAGGCACCTCGCCGTTGACGATGCGCTGAGCCAACCCTTCGACGATGGCGGTTTTACCGACGCCAGGCTCACCGATCAGAACCGGGTTGTTTTTCCGACGGCGCTGCAATACCTGAATGGTGCGGCGAATTTCATCGTCGCGACCGATAACCGGGTCCAGCTTGCCAGCTTCGGCCCGTTCGGTCAGATCAATGGTGTATTTGGACAGCGCCTGACGGTTTTCCTCGGCGCTGGCGTCGTTGACGGCTTCACCACCGCGAACCTCGTCGATGGCTTTTTCCAGGGCAGCTTTATCTACGCCCTGCTCCCGGAGTACCCGGCCAAGTGTGCCCCGGTCTTCCAGGGCAGCCAGCAGCATCAGCTCGCTGGAGATGTACTGGTCTTTGCGCTTCTGTGCGAGTTTGTCGGCAATGTTGAACAGGCGGCCCATGTCATTGGACATGGAGACGTCGCCGGCTGATCCCTGTACTTCCGGCAGGTTCTCGATTTCACGGGCAATCGCCTGGCGAATGCGTCCGGGCTCTGCGCCGGCCTGTTTGAGCAGTGGTTTGATGGCGCTGCCTTCCTGGTCAAGCAGTGCCTGCAGCAGGTGAACCGGCTCAATGAAGTTGTGATCTTTCCCGACCGCTATAGATTGTGCGTCCGCAAGGGCGGTCTGCAGCTTGCTGGTCAGCTTGTCGATTCTCATGTGTACTTTCCCCAAATTTCTGCGAATACCAAGGTGCCATCGGTGGCGGATATTCGATTGCTTTGACAGTTAATGTAGGGGCAAGTAGGGGGACTTCAAGCGGGGGCTCGGTGTATTCGTCAGAAAATTGACGGCTGTCAGGTTTCACTGCGGTGCAAGCCTGAGGCGGGAATGACTCTCCAGAACGCGCCGTGAATACGTCCGTGTAGGCTTGGCTGCAGCATCCATGCTGCAAACAGTTCTGGAGAGTCATTCCCGCCCCAGGCCCAAGCTTTGGTAATAACGCAAAGATGACCGATCAATTAACTATTAATGGTTAATTCAACCAAATCAACGTGGCCATCCGGCCTGTCTGGCCATCCCTGCGGTAAGAAAAAAACCGATCCGAATCCTTAACGGTACACAGGCCACCACCAGTCACGCTGGATACGCCGAGATGATTTAACCTCAGGGTGGCAAGTGCATAGATATCTGCCATGAAATGCCCAGCACGAGCGCCTTTGTCCTTGAAAGCGCGGGCCGCTTTCGGCTCATATTCAAGGAAGGCGTCACGCACTTCCGGGCCGACTTCAAAGCTGTCCGGACCGATGGCCGGGCCGAGCCAGGCTTGCAGGGTTTGGGGTGCAACGGCCATGACGCTCACCAGATTCTCGATAACGCCACCACACAGACTTCGCCATCCGCAGTGGGCGGCGCCGACGACGGTTCCTTCGCTGTCGGCAAGAACAACGGGCAGGCAGTCGGCGGTGAGGATGGCGCAGGCGATGCCTGGATGACGGGTGTAGCTGGCGTCGGCCTTGGCGATTTGTCCGACGTTATCCGGGGTCAGTTCGACAACATCGGTACCGTGCACCTGATTGAGCCAGCCGATCCGCTCGCTTGTCAGGCCTGCGGATTCGGCGAGTCTTAGTCGATTCTGTTCCACATTGTCCGGGTTGTCTTCAACGTGGCTACCAAGGTTAAGACTGTCCCAGGGTCGCCCGCTAACGCCGCCGGCGCGGGTTGTGCTGAGGGCCCGCACTCTGTCAGGCGCGGACCAGTCAGGCTTCAGGGCGTCACCTTCAATAGTCACGCGCTTCCAGCTCCCGGGCGTGTTTGCGCAGGGCCTCGATCAGGGCAACCATGTCTTCAGGCAGGGGCACCTCCCAGGTCAGGATTTCACCGGTTTCCGGGTGCTCGAGGGTCAGTTGCCGGGCGTGGAGAGCCTGGCGATGGAAAGCCGAGAGAGCCTCTCGAAGTTCTTCGGTGGTCCCCTTGGGCAGCCTGAGGCGGCCGCCGTAAAGGGGGTCTCCGACCAGCGGGTGTTTTACATGGGCCATATGAACGCGGATCTGGTGGGTTCGGCCGCTTTCGAGTTTGCAGCGGACGTGGGTGTGGGCGGCAAAGCGCTCCACCAGGCGATAGTGGGTGACCGCCGGCTTTCCGGAGGCGACGACCGCCATTTTCTTGCGTTCCCGCGGGTGTCGGCCGATGGGTGCGTCAACCGTTGCACCTCCGGTGAGGGTACCAACGACGACGGCTTCATACTCGCGGCCCATGGTCCGGGTTTGTAACTGATCAACCAAGGATGTGTGCGCAATCAGGCTTCGAGCGACAACCATGATGCCGGAGGTGTCTTTGTCGAGTCGGTGAACGATGCCCGCTCTGGGCAGATTCTCGACTTCCGGTGCGTAATTCAACAGCGCGTTAACGAGGGTCCCATCGGCGTGCCCGGCAGCCGGGTGCACAACAAGACCCGCCGGCTTGTTGATGACCAACAAGTGCTCGTCCTCATAGACGATATCGAGGGATATTTCCTCGGCCTGCCAGCTCACCTGAGCTTCCGGCTCGGCATCCAGCGCCAGGCGATCGTCCAGCATCACTTTGTCGCGAGGCTTTCGAGCCTTACCATTCACCGTCAAAGCACCACTTTTGATCCAGGACTGCAGGCGGGAACGGGAGTGTTCGGGCATCAGTTCTGCCGCCGCCTGATCCAGGCGCCGGTCACTCAATTCCGGCGGCACAACAAAGCTGGCAAGGATTCGTTTTTCAGATGACATTAAGCCCCCAGGGCCTGTGTGTGTTACGTTTCGGTCAGGTTTTTTGAAACAACGGGGATTGCTCTGCACATGGAGTCACTTCCCCGCTACAATGACTGCCCTTGAATTAATCGACATTATACGGGATTCCGGAATGAGATCAGGTCTTCGTTTACTGCTACTTTCCACGCTGGTTGTTCTGGTCAGTGCCTGCGCCTCCAACAAGCAGGAAGAAGTGCTTCCGGAGAAGACCTACTATGAAAACGCCCGACAGGCCATGAGCTCTGGCAATTTCAATGAGGCCGAGCAAAACCTGGATTCTCTGGAAACCTACTATCCCTTTGGCCGGTATGCAGAACAGGCCCAGCTTGATCTGATCTATGCTCGTTACCAGAACCTGGACCTTGAAGGCTCCCGCGCGGCCGCCGATCGGTTTCTGCGTCTCAACCCTCAAAGCGACCACGCAGACTACGCGCTCTACATGCGCGGCCTGGCTTCCTATAATCTGGACATCGGGCTCGCGGCGCGCTACTTCCCGATCGACGTAGCGGCCCGGGATCCGGGCGAGCAGTTACAGTCATTCCGGGACTTTTCCGAGCTGCTGAACCGCTATCCGGACAGTCAGTACGTCGCGGATGCCCGCCAGCGAATGATCGCGGTACGCAATCGCATGGCCGAGCTGGAGCTCTACGCAGCGCGTTACTACGTCAAACGTCAGGCCTACGTAGCTGCCAACAACCGGGCGCGGTACATCATCGAGAATTACCCGACGGCCACTGTAACCGAAGAGGCACTGATTATCCTTGCAGAAACCTTTCGCTTCCTGGAACTGAAAAAAGGGTCACAGGACGCGATCGCCATGCTCCGCACCAATTTCCCGGAAAGTGAAGCGTTCAATGACGCCGGTGAGTTTGAGGTAGACCTGCTGGAAGGGGAAAACCGCTCACTGACTAACGTTGTCACCTTTGGTTTGATGGGCGACGAATAAGAGCTGAAATCGGGGTCAATTGAAATGTTCAACTGACCCCGATCCCTATTGGCTACTTTCCGCTCTTCCAGCCGTTAGTGATCGGATACCGCCGGTCCTTACCAAACCCTCGCTCGGTAATCCGAACACCAATTGGCGCCTGCCGACGTTTGTATTCGTTGACATCCACCAGACGTATCACCCGTTCAACGTCAACCCTATCGAAGCCTTCAGCAACGATCGCATCAGCGCTGAAATCCCTCTCGACATACAGATTCAGAATCTGATCAAGCACGTCGTAACCGGGCAGGCTGTCCTCATCTTTCTGATCTGGCGCGAGCTCTGCCGACGGCGGGCGGGTGATTACACGCTCAGGGATCACTTCTCCCTCCGAAAGCGTATTGCGGTACTTGGCCAAGCGGAATACCAGGGTTTTGGGCACGTCTTTGAGGACGTCAAAGCCGCCAGCCATATCCCCGTACAGGGTTGAGTAACCCACCGCCATCTCGCTCTTGTTCCCGGTGGTCAGCACCAGGGACCCGAACTTGTTGGACAGGGACATCAGCAAAACACCGCG is a genomic window containing:
- a CDS encoding sulfite oxidase heme-binding subunit YedZ; translated protein: MAFRLLAAFLACVPLLILAINIATQSLGPDPGQEVTESLGLAAFQLLIVTLAMTPLKRWSGWAGWIRVRRMLGLFAFFYAVLHVLAFLQFILGWSDLWATFTKRPYIVAGALSFLMLVPLAVTSTRRMVKRLGKNWKPLHKLIYLIAIAAWVHFIWQARSDIGEMVAYGLVILGLLALRWKWNGVRGLIPFARA
- the msrP gene encoding protein-methionine-sulfoxide reductase catalytic subunit MsrP, with translation MFIKNRPSWVLPHSEVTPEAVYLNRRKFMSGAAAVAAGLSVPGLLSAAKLPVPGEALDYVAMPGFSTDEEKTPFEDVTRYNNFYEFGTGKGDPAKYADEMSVDPWSIVVEGECGRPGKYALEDLLKPHEYQERVYRLRCVEAWSMVIPWIGIPLADVIKRLEPNSRAKYVYFETLYDPDQMPGQRSLFSTIDWPYQEGLRMDEAMNELSFLAVGLYGKTMPNQNGAPIRLVVPWKYGFKSIKSIVKVRFQEERPKTTWEMLAPQEYGFYANVNPEVDHPRWSQRRERRLPSGLLSPNWMETAKFNGYGEQVADLYKGMDLSKFY
- the pssA gene encoding CDP-diacylglycerol--serine O-phosphatidyltransferase; translation: MTEERKTADGKQNPDYEVEAGEVVEEELVGGAPVRRKGIYLLPNALTTASLFSGFYAIVSAANGVFDNAAIAIFVSMILDGLDGRVARMTNTQSKFGEEYDSLADMVAFGVAPGLVAFFWSLNAFDKVGWAVTFIYVAGAALRLARFNTQIGSVDKKFFVGLPSPAAAACVAGLVWCFHLFEPAAWLTLLTMVVVAGTGVLMVSNILYRSFKDLDLRGRVPFAAILLVVLVFVVIALDPATVLFTGFLIYALSGPVRALFRGKPRKASGAAD
- the ilvC gene encoding ketol-acid reductoisomerase, encoding MQVYYDKDCDLSIIQGKKVAIIGFGSQGHAHACNLKESGVDVTVGLRPGSSSIAKAEAYGLKTSDVPSAVAAADVVMVLTPDEYQAQLYKAEIEPNLQQGATLAFAHGFAIHYNQIVPRKDLDVIMVAPKAPGHTVRTEFANGGGIPDLIAIFQDASGNAKNLALSYASGIGGGRTGIIETSFKDETETDLFGEQAVLCGGTVELVKAGFETLVEAGYAPEMAYFECLHELKLIVDLMYEGGIANMNYSISNNAEYGEYVTGPEIINEQSREAMRNALKRIQSGEYAKMFISEGALNYPSMTARRRQNAAHDIEVVGEKLRGMMPWISANKIVDKDKN
- the ilvN gene encoding acetolactate synthase small subunit; the encoded protein is MRRIISVLLENEPGALSRVVGLFSQRNYNIETLTVAPTEDETLSRLTVTTTGSDKVIEQITKQLNKLIEVVKLVDLTEGAHIERELMLVKLKATGSQRAEIKRTVDIFRGQIVDVTSSVYTVQLAGDSEKLDGFIQAVGTSGVLEVVRSGVSGIARGEKVLSL
- a CDS encoding acetolactate synthase 3 large subunit, yielding MELLSGADMLIRSLQDEGIEYIYGYPGGAALHIYDALFRQDKVKHILVRHEQAAVHMADGYARATGKPGTVLVTSGPGATNTITGIATAFMDSIPMVVLCGQVASTLIGEDAFQETDMMGVSRPVVKHNLSVRHPEEIPEIIRKAYYIAATGRPGPVVVDIPKDMTTPNERYEYAYPKKVKLRSYNPAIRGHAGQIKKAVDMMLAAKRPVIYAGGGVILGKASDQLTELVRMLGYPITNTLMGIGCYPASDKQHLGWLGMHGTYEANMAMHHSDLILCVGARFDDRVTNATEKFCPGARIIHIDIDPASISKTVDADVPIVGPVDAVLKEMLSLVKEAKEKPDADAIASWWKQIDEWRAFHGMRYETSPDVIKPQEVIEMLCRLTNGEAFVTSDVGQHQMFAAQYYKFDKPNRWINSGGLGTMGFGLPAAMGVKLTHPDDEVLCITGEGSIQMNIQELSTCKQYNLPVKIINLNNQALGMVKQWQDMNYESRHAESYMESLPDFIKLAEAYGHKGVRIEKKEDLETKLKEVLAMKDDLVFVDIYVDRFEHVYPMQVARGSMKDMWLSKTERV
- a CDS encoding DUF4124 domain-containing protein, which encodes MNRKILTLTLLLAVVPGVALSASVYKWTDENGVTHFGDRQPTGSKAERVNVRSGTSSNASGNPQSAQERLQNLEERQSEEAEQRQESAVEQARRKQREANCATARSNLELIERNARIRIEENGEQRYLSQEEIAEKKAEALRIAEENCGPVENSDQQ